From the genome of Henningerozyma blattae CBS 6284 chromosome 8, complete genome:
CCGTAActgatatattttaaaaaaattctaatcTTAATTTAGTGGAAAGAATGTCTGGAAGAAGAGGAAATGGAGGAAGCGGAGGTTCTGCTGATGCTTCTCCATTTATCAAACCAGATAGACTTAGAAGAAGTTTAATGAGGGGAAGAAGAAAGCCACTTAAAGGAGCTGGCATgaagaaagaagaaaatggTGCGTTAGGTGTTGAAGTTAAGAAGGAAGAAAACGAAagtaaagaagaagaatataATGAGTTTCCCTTAAGAGctatttcaaaagattcTTTGGATAATATGAgaattcatttattaaaatttcaaagtaagaaaaaaataaatccaACCGTAGATTTTCATTTACCAATCAGATTGCATCGTAAGGATACAAGAAACTTACAATTCCAATTAACAAGAGCTGAAATTGTGCAAAGACAAAAAGAAATCCaagattataaaaaaacacaaCAAGGTAATGATTCTAGTCATGCGAAAAAAACTGGTTTAGCTGCCAATAGAGCAGCAACTCCAAGTGTTCCAGCGGCTGGTGCTTCTGCCGTTGGCCCATCAACAGCATCTACCCAAATAGCTACAAATGATGAACAAATACCTGCTTCTAATAGTCCTACAGCAAATAATATAGCTACAAATGGTACAACTAATATCAGTGATCCATCGATACCAACTCCAGAAAACCTAATTAAAAAGCCAGCAACTGATACTAATGACATGAATATTATACAAACGCCTTTAGAAGTTGTCGGAATATCATCTGATCCAACAAAGGTTGGTATGGTTACTTATGATGGTAGGGAAGAAGCACCACTAGAGGACGGTTCTTTTGAACATGGTACAATTGATCCTATGGCTGATGTTGCGCCTGATGGGGGTGGTAGGGTTAAAAGAGGTAATACAAGCAAAAGAAAGACACGTCAATTAAAAGTATTGGATGAAAATGCTAAGAAATTAagatttgaagaattttatCCATGGGTGATGGAAGATTATGATGGATATAATACTTGGGTTGGTTCATATGAGGCTGGTAATTCTGATTCTTATGTCTTATTAAGTGTTGAAGATGACGGTAGTTTTACTATGACGCCAGCTGATAAAGTTTATAAATTCACAGCAAGAAATAAGTATGCTACTTTAACAATTGAGGAAGCAGAAAAAGAATGGATAAAAAAAGTAGGTGAGATTCCTAGGTGGTTAATGAAACatttagataatattgGTACTACTACCACGAGATATGACAGAACTAAGAGAAGATTGAAAGCAGTTGCAGATCAAAGAATTGATGGAGCAGAAGAAAGTGAGCATGACGATAATTCAGAAGTTGAACTAGattttgatgaagaatttgcTGACGATGAAGAAGCTCCAATAATGGATGGTAATgaacaagaaaataaagaatcagaacaaagaattaaaaaagaaatgttACAAGCTAATGCAATGGGTTTACGTGATGAAGAAGAGCATCCAGAAGAAACTAAAGAAGATGACTTATTTGCTGAAAAGAAGATTGATCAGCAAGGTGAACAAATCAAGAAAGCTTTGCAAAAAACTGAACTTGCAGCCTTATATTCGGATGATGATGATCAACTAAATCCATACTTATCCGAATCAGATTTGGAAAACCCAGAATCTAATAaggatgatgatgaagagaAAAAGAGCACTGATCTTTCGATTAAAAAGGAAGAAGGAGAAAATTCTGATACCACCGGTAATGGCAAGGATGCTATATCTGTAAAGAAAGAAGGGTCCGATGTTGTCATACCAAATTGTAGAGAACCACAAATCAGTGTGAAAAGTATCAAGGATTGCATTATCATATTAAAAGCTGATAAGAAAGTATtggataattttgaaaaaggtGAATGGAATCCAACTACAGCAAAGCGTAGGAATGACAGAACAGATAGCTCAATTGATAGTACAGCTCTTTCAAATACTTCTGGAGTTACCgttaaagaagaaagtccaagaaagaaaattaaattagaatCAGATAGTGTTAATGCAATTCACCTAATTACTGAACAAGACATCATTGATGCTATTGGTGATGGTAAAGTGAATGTTAAAGAATTTggtaaaaatataagaagGCAATTTCCTGGTGCagaaaataagaaattaatgTTTTCTATTGTGAAGAAATTATGCCGAAAAGTTGATAACGAGCATATggaattgaagaaataagatttagaaatttaTAATGCATATCATCTCTCAGATAATctataattgatttaatcCCTCCTAGTATTTATATCAACATTGTAATATATACTATATGAACAGTCgacattttttatttataaagtaaaaaaattgtgGTAATGAATGAATGGCCAACGAGGTATGTACATTATATAtctctttattattattacttatttaataacgttgttttttattttgatctTATTACTTTgtctattaaatattagaattttttttcatattagGAGCAATGGCTCTTCCCTCTAAGTGctagaattttttgaataatctGTCTACATTAGGCAATATTTCCTGCTACGGTAAATATTTGCTTAATAAAGGGTGAACATTTACTAGCATATTAACAACctcaaagaaaataaaacagtaaatataaaaataaaagaaaaagaaatatgaTTTTCTAACCCTTGTTCTATTTAACTGGCACAGAGgcaaaaataattgtacTTTACATATATAACAAACATTTATATAGCAATTTCCTTACCATCTGATACAAAATACATGAGCACCtaattcaatatatattatactatGGATatgtatttaataaaattttcctCTGTGTCATGGGGAGCATTAAAGCAGTATGCATATTCTTGTGCCCCTAATAAAATTGGTAATGACAAGCAAGGTTCTTTAACCATTCTaactaatatatatatctgtctaactataatattattgcaGCGATGACATAGTACATAATTCACATTGCTAAGCTATGAGTAGTGGCCAACAATTTTCAAGAATGGGGTTTAATCCAGGGAATCCTTTGGTTTACTTGGAATATCTTTCACCTTTCCTATAATTTCTTCGgatttcttttgaaatgattattttttaaaaaaaattgtggTGTAGTACTAGTTTCTCTaggatatatataagtatTCCAAAGTGGTCCTCAAATCTTCATATAGTCTTGATAAAACCGCATGGCTCATGAACTAAACAGACGTGAAAATCATGTTTCTCTACTCTACTCAGAGTATAGAGATTCCATCATAACTCTTCTAAATGATCAGGTGAGGGGTTCAGGTCGTATAGTTCCCTCGTGATATAGTAGGATACGAGTACTTCGAAGAGTAGATTCAAAGAGATTATGTAAATTGAGTTGCAAACCACTAAATCTAGCTCTCTTGATATTCAGGAGGAAGTAAATATTGTTATGTCACATACGTTTATAATTACATAActgattaataatatttattgattgTGATATCCTACGAGAAATTACTCGGATGGGCCAGGATTGCCTTCAATATGAGACTGAACACATCTTTTATGGTGTTatcttgaatattatttgttttatattctttcgcagatttttattttaacttTATATAGCTCAACGTATAAAAGTATAACcagataataatagcatCCATTGTACTATGATAAATACTTCTTTCGGAAGTTAATAACAATACACCATAGACTACCGCCTGCCATTGTCTTCGTTATCACGTGCAAAATTCTATGAGGTCGCGGATTTTCTGTGTGAAACAATCCGATGACAAGGGAAGATGATAGAACTGTGAAGAACAAATCCTGCTAACAAGTAATGGTTATCTAAGGGATTGCAATACATCAAGTAAATATCGTAAGGATTGCATAAAGGGTTTTAACTACATTTGGAAGCCCACAATACCAGACACCTTCTCACAAGATAAACACTAATCCGCTAATTGGATCATACATTATTCGctactttatttttactacATTGCCTACAGAGTTAAAACTGGATCTTATAAGAAACGGTGAAGAGCTTCAGGTGTGGAAAATTCACAGCGTTGTCTAAACAATTTTATAACAGCTACTCACTATTTATCCAGATACTATATTTTATCTTGGATCATAGactttgaaattaaaacataTTCTACTTCATTGGATTTTCTTACTCTTTTTACATTTTTGAGTTTTTCTAAGAAtaagtattatttttcatattacTAATCTGCTTGGTTCTATATAgaagataaaaaagatatcGATCAAACATCAGATACAGGTGCAGATTTTGTTAGTAGTATTTTACTTATTAACTATCCAACCTATTCCTAACTAATATATacttattatatttgtttctgtgacctattttttttcaaggTGTACGCATCGCTATCGTTTATCCATTAGAAagagaaaatgataaatcaaTCTTTAGCTAGCCAATTGTTCAATACTTTGAATACTATTCCAGATTCCCCTTCTTTGTGTAAAGCCAAATCATCAAACGAGAGGGCTCATTTAAACTATAGATTAAAGAAcagtatattttattatctttattacaTCATTTCAACAGAtggtaaatatttaccaaCGTTATTCCCAGATACTGACTCAGATTTATTTCCAAAGACAATAATTGATGCTTTACCGTTAGATAAGAAACCTTTAAAACGTCCATTTTTCGATCATatcaataagaaaaatattattaatcatCATTCTGGTAGAAATTGTAGCCGAAAATTTAGGATTGGTGAGCCAATTTATAGATGCCAAGAATGTGGTTCTGATGATACGTGTGTTTTGTGTATCCATTGTTTTAATCCCAACGACCATGTGAATCATCATGTctatacaaatatttgCACAGATGTTACTTCAGGTATCTGTGATTGTGGTGATCACGAAGCTTGGAAATCAGAATTGCATTGTAAGGCTGAAcaagattttaataataataataaaaataataataataataatggcaCAACTTCATTGGCTGATGAGGAGTTATACTCTAAGGATTCGATTAATGTTTTAGAAACCGTTCTATCGACAGTATTGgattattttattgatatctttgatcaaaatattgaacCATTGCCAACCTTACAATCGAAAATTACCAGActtattaaagaatttcataaagaagaacaaaataataaaatcattGACTTCTTAAGGGATTTAGAATACAAAAACGTTTTTATAATCGATGATACTGAAGAAAATACTACTAACAccattcaaaataatacgTCAGCTTCAAATGGCCTTATAGATAGTAGCTCAGAAGGAAATATTAACCCTACTACTACAAATTCCGCACTTAATTCCGATATTAAAGTTGATTTACAAACAGATATTGAAACAGAAACAGATAcagaaatagaaaatgcTTCGGTACAATCAAACCATTCTATTCATTCAAATTTGTCAAATCATTCGGATCATAATAACATAGATTTAAGTCAAATTAATACCCCACCTCCTGCACATTCGCCTCCAATACCACCGCCTCCACAACGAGTTCCACCAAAGCATCCACAAATTAAAGACTATACTGTCATGATTTACAATGATGAATTCCATAATTATTCACAAGCAACTACTGCTCTAAGACAAGGTGTGCCAGATACTTATCATGTTGATATATTAACATCAAAAATCGACAGTGAAGGCCGTGCCATGTTAAAAACATCTACCGATTTGAATACTTTGTTGACAGGCTTTATTAATGTTCAAATTAATGGGTTAAGTGCAACATTAACCTCATGGAAGGAATACATTCATCAAGAAGTTTGCAAATACATTATTGCATGGATCAATCATTGTTTGAATTTACCAAATCCTACTTTTCAAG
Proteins encoded in this window:
- the TFG1 gene encoding transcription factor IIF subunit TFG1 (similar to Saccharomyces cerevisiae TFG1 (YGR186W); ancestral locus Anc_5.193) — encoded protein: MSGRRGNGGSGGSADASPFIKPDRLRRSLMRGRRKPLKGAGMKKEENGALGVEVKKEENESKEEEYNEFPLRAISKDSLDNMRIHLLKFQSKKKINPTVDFHLPIRLHRKDTRNLQFQLTRAEIVQRQKEIQDYKKTQQGNDSSHAKKTGLAANRAATPSVPAAGASAVGPSTASTQIATNDEQIPASNSPTANNIATNGTTNISDPSIPTPENLIKKPATDTNDMNIIQTPLEVVGISSDPTKVGMVTYDGREEAPLEDGSFEHGTIDPMADVAPDGGGRVKRGNTSKRKTRQLKVLDENAKKLRFEEFYPWVMEDYDGYNTWVGSYEAGNSDSYVLLSVEDDGSFTMTPADKVYKFTARNKYATLTIEEAEKEWIKKVGEIPRWLMKHLDNIGTTTTRYDRTKRRLKAVADQRIDGAEESEHDDNSEVELDFDEEFADDEEAPIMDGNEQENKESEQRIKKEMLQANAMGLRDEEEHPEETKEDDLFAEKKIDQQGEQIKKALQKTELAALYSDDDDQLNPYLSESDLENPESNKDDDEEKKSTDLSIKKEEGENSDTTGNGKDAISVKKEGSDVVIPNCREPQISVKSIKDCIIILKADKKVLDNFEKGEWNPTTAKRRNDRTDSSIDSTALSNTSGVTVKEESPRKKIKLESDSVNAIHLITEQDIIDAIGDGKVNVKEFGKNIRRQFPGAENKKLMFSIVKKLCRKVDNEHMELKK